From Ptychodera flava strain L36383 chromosome 2, AS_Pfla_20210202, whole genome shotgun sequence, the proteins below share one genomic window:
- the LOC139150669 gene encoding uncharacterized protein, producing MKQIRERNLTLNRQKCKFRKSTVVFYGHVFGGGGVSPDPKKAEALKEASEPASEPAEVKSLLGMANYCGRFIPNLATISEPLRELTKKDTPWQWGKHQRQALKQIKEEITSNCEMAYFDPQNAQSYW from the coding sequence ATGAAGCAAATACGTGAGAGAAACCTAACACTGAATCGGCAGAAATGTAAGTTCCGCAAGAGCACTGTAGTGTTCTATGGCCATGTATTCGGAGGTGGAGGAGTGTCTCCAGATCCAAAGAAGGCTGAAGCACTGAAAGAAGCATCAGAACCAGCATCAGAACCAGCAGAAGTAAAGAGCCTACTTGGCATGGCCAACTACTGTGGGAGATTCATTCCGAATTTGGCAACTATATCAGAGCCATTGCGTGAACTGACAAAGAAAGATACGCCTTGGCAATGGGGCAAACACCAACGACAAGCACTCAAACAGATCAAAGAAGAGATCACAAGCAACTGTGAGATGGCATATTTTGATCCACAGAATGCACAGAGCTACTGGTAG
- the LOC139150680 gene encoding uncharacterized protein: MASHSVSNPRSAHKNLPNGSTLDKERDILERTNGNRPRVIKHIGETEVASLIDTGSTVNIMSMDTYNTLNNKPKLQRDNSSNVYAYCSSKPLNINGSFQAKIKYKLHDTEAKFLVTDKPADTLLDYDTASKLGLVYIANQISPGTSRCDRIVAEYEDRFRGIGKLKDIQCKLHEDKTVQPVVQPHQRVPFHVRKKTEQE; the protein is encoded by the exons ATGGCGTCCCATTCAGTGAGTAACCCGCGATCGGCACACAAAAACCTGCCGAACGGCAGTACTTTGGATAAAGAGCGAGACATCCTTGAGCGG ACAAATGGCAATAGACCTAGAGTAATCAAACACATAGGAGAAACAGAAGTAGCTTCTCTGATTGATACAGGGTCTACCGTAAACATTATGAGTATGGATACATACAATACCCTGAACAATAAGCCCAAGTTACAGAGAGACAACAGCAGCAATGTCTATGCCTACTGCAGCAGCAAACCATTGAACATAAATGGTTCTTTCCAAGCTAAAATAAAGTACAAACTTCATGACACTGAGGCTAAGTTTCTCGTTACTGACAAGCCAGCAGATACGCTACTAGATTACGATACAGCATCAAAACTAGGCTTGGTTTACATTGCAAACCAAATATCACCGGGCACTTCACGCTGTGATCGAATTGTAGCTGAGTACGAAGATAGGTTTCGTGGCATTGGTAAGCTGAAAGATATACAATGCAAACTACATGAAGACAAAACTGTGCAACCTGTAGTACAACCACACCAGAGAGTCCCATTCCATGTTCGTAAAAAGACTGAACAAGAAtag